From the genome of Acidobacteriota bacterium:
CGGTGACCACCTGGTAGCCCAACTCTTCGAGGATTCTGACCGCCACCATCCGGTTGACCGGGTTGTCCTCGGCCAGCAGGATCCGCACCTGGCCTCCGGACCGGACCGCCGGGGCGGCGTTCGGCGACGTGCGGCGCTGGGGACCTCCCACCGGCGAGAAGACCGCCCCCTCGAAGGTGCAGGCCACCGCCTGGAGGAGCCAGGAGGGCTTGACCGGCAGTGAGAGACTGTTGCCAAAGCCCATCCGGCGGAAGCTTTCGGCGTCGCCGCGGGATCCCATGGGGCGAATCAACAGCGCTGGAATCCCGGCGGGCACACCGGCGCCCACGGCATCGGCGACCAGCGTGTGAAATTCTTCCATCGCTCCCCGCGCCACGACCACCATCAAACCGATGGACGCATCCTGCGCCTGGACAGCGGCGGCCACACCCCCGGGGTCCGCGGCCACCAGCACCCGCAGGCCGGCATCCCGGAGCTGTCGAGAAAGAACGCGGCGGCTCTCGCCGTCCCCCTCGACCAGCAGCACGCCGATCCCCTCCATCGACGGGGGCAGCAGATCGGTCAGCCGAGCATCACCCTGCTGGCAACCGAGGACCGCGGTGAACCAGAACGTCGATCCCCGCCCCGGAGTGCTTTCGACCCCGATCTTTCCGCCCATCATTTCCACCAGGCGACGCGAAATCGCCAGTCCCAGGCCGCTGCCGCCATGACGCCGCGCCTCGCTGGCATCCACCTGGGTAAACGCGTCGAAGATGCGCTGCTGGTCCTCGAGCGAGATGCCGATGCCGGTGTCCCGGACCCGCACCTCCAGTTCCAGGCGGGACGCGTCCGTCCGGCGGCCGCCGACTTCGATGCTGACGGAACCGCGTTCGGTGAACTTGATCCCATTGTTGACTAGGTTGATCAGGATCTGGCGGAAACGACCCGCGTCTCCCACCACCGCACGGGGGAGCGTGGGATCGATGTAGCAGGACAGGGTGAGACCCGCCTCACGCGCCCGCTGGGAGAGGATGTCCATCACCTGCTCGACGATCGGAACCAGGTCGAAGGGATCGGAACGCAGTTCCATCCGGCCGGCCTCGATCTTGGAGTAGTCGAGAATGTCGTCGATCACGTAGGCCAGGGACCGGGCGCAGGTCCTGGTCGTCATCGCGTACTCGAGTTGCTCGGCGTCCAGCTGCGTACGCAGGAGGAGATCGGTCATGCCCATGATGCCCCCGAGGGGCGTTCGAATCTCGTGGCTGACATTGGCCAGGAAAAGCCGACGGGCCTCGTTGCTTCGGATGGCGATCTCACGGCTTTGGATCAGGTCGACGGTGGACAGGTAACGCTTGTAGGTGGCGACACCGATATAGACGCCGTAGACGATGAGCATGATCGCCGTCATCGTCGCCGACCAGGTTCCGACCCAGAACATCACGCCGACTCCGGACGCCATCATGGGAACGCCGTAGAAGCCGATCGAGTACGGATCGAAATAGAGCGACTGGCAGGCACCGGAGATCATTCCCACCAGGACGAAGACGAGGATCGAGCGGGGCTCCGGGGCGACCGTGGCCATCGACGTGGCCAGCCCCACCGACCAGATCAGGCCCGTCCCAAGCACCAGAACCCGCGCCATCGGCAGTTTTTCGAGGGGAAAGGGGCGCGGCGCGAGCGTCATCCACAAGTAGCGGCCGGCGCTCAGAACAGCGAGGGCGACGGTCCACCACACCAGGCCCGGGGGATCCTCCCACCAGAGCAGAAGGCTCACCAGGCCCGCCACGCCGACCTGGGTCAACGTCGCCCCCCGGCTCTGATCGATCAGATCGTCGGCCAGGTGTTGAGCCACCAATCGATGCACACCTGCTCCCTGCTGGACGGACCTCCCTCGAACGCAATGTCATTCCCCACCGACTCCAGGTCAATCACCCCCGGCGCAACCTCGGCACAGCCCCCCCGGAAGCAGCGCGGGCCCATGGCCCGGGCTCCGAACGACCGCGGAGGCGAACCGTAGGCACGGGCAGGCACCCGGTGGCCCGCCGG
Proteins encoded in this window:
- a CDS encoding response regulator, with the translated sequence MHRLVAQHLADDLIDQSRGATLTQVGVAGLVSLLLWWEDPPGLVWWTVALAVLSAGRYLWMTLAPRPFPLEKLPMARVLVLGTGLIWSVGLATSMATVAPEPRSILVFVLVGMISGACQSLYFDPYSIGFYGVPMMASGVGVMFWVGTWSATMTAIMLIVYGVYIGVATYKRYLSTVDLIQSREIAIRSNEARRLFLANVSHEIRTPLGGIMGMTDLLLRTQLDAEQLEYAMTTRTCARSLAYVIDDILDYSKIEAGRMELRSDPFDLVPIVEQVMDILSQRAREAGLTLSCYIDPTLPRAVVGDAGRFRQILINLVNNGIKFTERGSVSIEVGGRRTDASRLELEVRVRDTGIGISLEDQQRIFDAFTQVDASEARRHGGSGLGLAISRRLVEMMGGKIGVESTPGRGSTFWFTAVLGCQQGDARLTDLLPPSMEGIGVLLVEGDGESRRVLSRQLRDAGLRVLVAADPGGVAAAVQAQDASIGLMVVVARGAMEEFHTLVADAVGAGVPAGIPALLIRPMGSRGDAESFRRMGFGNSLSLPVKPSWLLQAVACTFEGAVFSPVGGPQRRTSPNAAPAVRSGGQVRILLAEDNPVNRMVAVRILEELGYQVVTAENGFEALAALRSGDFDLLLSDVQMPEMDGIELTRRIRAGEQPGQRLPIVAMTAHAFEEDRRRCLDAGMDDYVCKPIAGEELDRVIRSQLVPRLAASDVPPR